CAAATAACAAAGAGTAACACGGACACATACGTGCAGCTGAAAATGACTCATTGGCGTTTAGCATATCTCTCCCCAGGCAAGGACTGCGGGATATACAAGACCACATGCGTGAATAAGACGTACACCGTCTCAGCGATcactcatgagtttataaacaaCAAATACCGCAAACATTAATAGTACATACTCCAAAACAATTGGTTCAACTGTCTCGGGGAAGGTGTGGGTGGCTCTTAAAAGAGCCTTTGGGGTGTGGACGTGTAAACTTCAATGCAATGCGGTCCTTCACTTGGAGCTGGTGTACTTGGTCACCGCCTTTGTGCCCTCCGACACGGCGTGCTTGGCCAGCTCCCCGGGCAGCAGCAGCCGCACGGCGGTCTGGATCTCCCGGGAGCTGATGGTGCTGCGCTTGTTGTAATGGGCCAGGCGGGAAGCCTCCCCCGCGATGCGCTCGAAAATATCGTTGACGAACGAGTTCATGATGCTCATGGCCTTggaggagatgccggtgtcgggGTGAACCTGCTTCATCACTTTGTAGATGTAGATGGAATAACTTTCTTTCCTGGTCCGCCTCCTCTTCTTACCGCCCTTCGCTGGCGCCTTCTTGCCGCTCACTTTCAGACACAGAATAAGGGAAAGCGGGCTCGGAGCTCCCTTTTTATAGACCGACGGTGTCAGCAATGCTAATGAAGGATGGGGGAAGGCCTACCTCCTGATTGGCTACATTGTAGGCATGGTAGCTTCTGTCTGATTGGTTAGTTTGGGACTCAATGTGAATCTGGGAAAATCTGCAATACCATCGGAAACACAAACCGAAATTTTGTGAAGGGATCAAATTCCGAGCTCACTCTAAAATGTGAGATTCTAATTGTAAT
This window of the Chiloscyllium plagiosum isolate BGI_BamShark_2017 unplaced genomic scaffold, ASM401019v2 scaf_100524, whole genome shotgun sequence genome carries:
- the LOC122545918 gene encoding histone H2B 1/2-like; protein product: SGKKAPAKGGKKRRRTRKESYSIYIYKVMKQVHPDTGISSKAMSIMNSFVNDIFERIAGEASRLAHYNKRSTISSREIQTAVRLLLPGELAKHAVSEGTKAVTKYTSSK